One genomic region from Sphingobacterium multivorum encodes:
- a CDS encoding DUF3127 domain-containing protein: protein MEIKGKVHEIGDTQQVTESFKKRDMIVAYAENPQFVEYLKFEATQDNTSKFDNLSVGDEVEVSFNLRGRPWTNKDGVTTYFNSLVAWRVTKLGAGSVPAAAPAPVDLNSGGGDDDDLPF from the coding sequence ATGGAAATCAAAGGTAAAGTACATGAGATCGGCGATACTCAGCAGGTAACCGAGTCTTTCAAAAAACGCGATATGATTGTCGCTTATGCTGAGAATCCGCAATTTGTGGAGTACCTGAAGTTCGAAGCGACTCAGGACAATACAAGCAAGTTCGATAACCTATCAGTAGGTGATGAGGTTGAGGTATCTTTCAATCTTCGTGGCCGGCCATGGACAAATAAGGATGGTGTAACCACCTATTTCAATAGTCTTGTGGCATGGAGAGTAACCAAGCTCGGTGCAGGATCAGTCCCTGCAGCAGCGCCGGCACCTGTTGACCTTAATTCGGGAGGAGGCGACGATGACGACTTACCATTCTAA
- a CDS encoding AAA family ATPase: protein MPLDLVHSINEEFPDDDNSKAAITELVLSSIIPQGIEIPRPDSVFELSGIPVFTKKSISTIIGKAKVGKTTATAWLVAQCIGRGLTVLWLDTEQGDYYGSRTQFWILNIAGTETCDSFKYLDVRRYNPKERYEIIQEAITMFNPDLVIIDGIKDLVYDINSPDEATIRSGDIMRLSIDNDCHILTVLHTNKGNDQARGHLGTEMVNKSETVISVNKDDYGNVVCSPEYTRSEPFQEFAFERDSYGIPQLIQNYMGHVEVSVGKRSIQPSDYTLDEHRLMLKLVFQNDPKMKYSDLVNGIIAGYGTHGINIGVAKAKAFIEHLKQQNVIHGEKEWKNTFYSLIGRQSDL from the coding sequence ATGCCATTAGATTTAGTTCATAGCATAAATGAGGAGTTTCCGGATGATGACAACTCAAAGGCTGCCATTACTGAACTTGTTCTATCGAGCATCATTCCACAGGGTATAGAGATCCCACGTCCTGATAGTGTATTTGAGCTGTCGGGCATTCCTGTATTTACCAAGAAATCCATTTCAACGATCATCGGTAAAGCCAAGGTAGGTAAGACAACAGCAACAGCATGGCTGGTGGCCCAGTGTATCGGCCGTGGACTTACCGTGTTATGGCTTGATACGGAGCAGGGTGACTATTACGGAAGCCGGACACAGTTCTGGATTCTCAATATAGCCGGCACGGAAACCTGTGATAGCTTCAAATATCTTGACGTACGAAGGTATAATCCAAAGGAACGCTATGAGATCATCCAGGAGGCTATAACTATGTTCAACCCTGACCTTGTTATCATAGATGGTATAAAGGATCTTGTATACGATATAAACAGCCCTGATGAAGCTACTATACGTAGTGGTGATATCATGAGACTGTCCATAGACAACGATTGCCATATCCTTACGGTTCTGCATACCAACAAAGGGAATGATCAGGCTAGAGGGCATTTGGGCACTGAGATGGTAAACAAGTCGGAGACGGTTATATCTGTTAACAAGGATGATTATGGTAATGTGGTATGTTCACCTGAATACACACGTTCTGAGCCGTTCCAGGAGTTCGCTTTCGAACGTGATAGTTATGGTATACCACAGCTTATTCAGAACTATATGGGGCATGTGGAAGTAAGTGTGGGCAAAAGATCGATACAGCCATCGGATTATACGTTGGATGAGCATCGATTGATGTTGAAATTGGTATTCCAGAACGATCCTAAAATGAAATATTCTGACTTGGTTAATGGTATTATTGCAGGATATGGTACCCATGGTATTAACATTGGAGTTGCTAAAGCTAAGGCATTTATAGAGCACCTAAAGCAGCAAAATGTTATACATGGTGAAAAGGAGTGGAAGAATACTTTTTATAGTCTAATAGGCAGGCAATCAGATCTTTAG
- a CDS encoding DUF6371 domain-containing protein, which yields MPVDFEYKLDTGSKKFECPNCGKKTFVRYRDIKGNYLMTNDGRCDREIHCGYLSIPNIEKVIVEPKQVSKKPLMFIDYEDAIKTSYKLEQNTLIRYFIEKLGAQATVDLISKYRIGMDQSNPSTINWTIWWQFDVQDRCRGGKLMKYNPDGHRDKSQSSTWYHKLNQKYNAFEVTQCYFGEHLISEYPNKRIAIVESEKTACIASVFLPDFIWLASGSVGGLGYDKSKVLKHRNVTLFPDLGAFDKWKVKAQEYGWNISRILEDRATAEEREQGLDLADYLV from the coding sequence ATGCCAGTAGATTTCGAATATAAACTTGACACGGGCAGCAAAAAGTTTGAGTGCCCTAACTGCGGAAAGAAAACATTTGTTCGGTACCGTGACATCAAAGGAAACTACCTGATGACAAATGACGGAAGATGCGACCGGGAAATACATTGCGGATACCTGAGCATACCAAATATTGAAAAGGTAATAGTGGAGCCTAAGCAGGTGAGCAAAAAACCACTGATGTTCATTGACTATGAAGATGCAATCAAGACTTCTTATAAACTTGAGCAAAATACATTGATTAGGTATTTCATTGAGAAGCTAGGAGCACAGGCGACGGTTGACCTGATATCAAAATACCGTATTGGTATGGACCAGTCCAATCCCAGTACGATCAATTGGACAATATGGTGGCAGTTTGATGTTCAGGACAGATGCCGTGGTGGTAAACTGATGAAATATAATCCGGATGGACATAGGGACAAATCACAGTCGTCCACCTGGTATCATAAGTTAAATCAAAAATACAACGCGTTTGAGGTAACACAGTGCTATTTTGGCGAACATTTGATATCAGAGTACCCAAACAAAAGGATCGCTATTGTAGAGAGCGAGAAAACGGCCTGTATTGCTTCGGTATTTCTGCCTGACTTCATTTGGCTAGCTAGCGGATCTGTTGGGGGATTGGGCTATGATAAGTCGAAAGTACTTAAACACCGTAATGTGACGCTGTTTCCTGACTTAGGAGCATTCGACAAATGGAAGGTTAAGGCTCAGGAGTATGGTTGGAATATCAGCCGTATACTTGAGGATAGAGCAACGGCTGAGGAAAGGGAACAAGGTTTAGATTTAGCGGACTACTTGGTGTAA
- a CDS encoding terminase small subunit — MAKNGNIHPTRIFKTPEELEAAFELFKEDLIEQGKEWMNVQYVGKDANRVSDPMKVPMTLEGFKRFCRTNYGDVQNYFDNYDGLYGDFTVICSRIREEIRENQIIGGLLGVYNASITQRLNGLSDKQEIKAEVKADVTTEAKIDLSKLSLEEKITLRDLQKKVRGDDSGGTTID, encoded by the coding sequence ATGGCAAAGAACGGGAATATCCATCCTACACGTATTTTCAAGACACCTGAAGAACTTGAAGCAGCATTTGAGCTGTTCAAGGAAGATCTTATTGAACAGGGTAAAGAATGGATGAACGTTCAGTATGTCGGAAAGGATGCCAACCGTGTATCTGATCCAATGAAAGTACCAATGACCCTAGAAGGATTCAAACGTTTCTGTAGAACGAATTATGGTGATGTACAGAATTACTTTGATAATTATGATGGCCTTTATGGAGACTTCACAGTTATCTGTTCGCGTATAAGGGAAGAAATCAGGGAGAATCAGATCATAGGTGGATTGCTTGGTGTTTACAATGCCAGCATCACACAGCGTTTAAATGGTCTTTCAGATAAACAGGAGATCAAAGCAGAGGTGAAAGCGGATGTGACGACAGAAGCCAAAATTGACCTATCCAAGTTATCATTAGAAGAAAAGATTACGCTGAGGGATTTGCAGAAGAAAGTGAGAGGGGATGACAGCGGAGGAACTACTATCGATTGA
- a CDS encoding phage portal protein, giving the protein MVDIVKGIRSLMSGGSVKGNGLPYPSWQFIGDMWVQMNDDGRNYINKAWKANSYIRAITDHIADKASDAPVTVYRIKDKKKAAAFQAITKGQWSDEVFKKAMVLKAQAFDEIEGHEFANLINGKPNTYQTGKQLRRELHGYKIVTGNSYMYASVLGGNYSDGFAPVRLWCIPSPCVNIVAGDRTNPVKGYKVSYYADDAIDPKQIAHFKELNLVADVTGNQWLYGLGRLSSGRATVGQFEQAERAQGTLFKNMGPIGIISGNADNGPDEETAISIQDKFEQKHTGVVNGGKLVVTPADVKFTALGISPVDLNLIEAKGDLLQELCALLYNYPKERITGSQNTASQGQADKQVITSCVLPLLRDFDDTMTFYVREAYGDDSLVVISDTQYYPELQQNMKELAEWLGTAWWIKVNEKRRAMDYDEVPDGDVMLVPMGMAPFADVVNPGTEVDLNLLDENDAL; this is encoded by the coding sequence ATGGTAGATATAGTGAAAGGGATTAGGTCACTCATGAGTGGTGGCAGTGTGAAAGGGAATGGTCTACCATATCCCTCTTGGCAGTTTATAGGGGATATGTGGGTGCAGATGAATGACGATGGCCGTAACTACATCAACAAGGCATGGAAGGCAAACTCCTATATCCGGGCGATTACGGACCATATAGCTGACAAAGCAAGTGACGCACCGGTTACCGTATACCGGATCAAGGACAAGAAGAAAGCAGCGGCATTCCAGGCGATCACCAAAGGTCAGTGGAGTGACGAAGTATTCAAGAAAGCAATGGTGCTTAAAGCTCAGGCATTTGATGAAATAGAAGGCCATGAGTTCGCTAATCTCATTAACGGTAAACCGAACACCTATCAAACAGGAAAACAGCTTAGACGTGAGCTACACGGCTATAAGATCGTCACAGGTAACAGTTACATGTATGCATCGGTATTGGGAGGTAACTATTCAGATGGTTTTGCTCCTGTGCGGTTGTGGTGTATTCCGTCGCCTTGTGTCAATATCGTTGCAGGTGACAGGACTAATCCAGTCAAAGGCTACAAAGTAAGTTATTATGCTGATGATGCTATTGATCCAAAACAAATAGCCCATTTCAAGGAGTTAAACCTAGTTGCTGATGTTACGGGTAACCAGTGGCTTTATGGCCTTGGTCGTCTTAGTTCGGGGCGTGCTACTGTTGGCCAGTTTGAGCAGGCAGAAAGAGCACAGGGGACGTTGTTCAAGAATATGGGACCCATTGGTATTATATCAGGTAATGCTGACAATGGACCAGACGAAGAAACAGCAATATCAATTCAAGATAAGTTTGAGCAGAAACATACAGGTGTAGTGAATGGCGGAAAGTTGGTAGTAACCCCTGCCGATGTAAAGTTTACAGCATTAGGCATCAGTCCTGTTGATCTTAACCTCATAGAAGCCAAAGGAGACCTTCTACAGGAGTTATGTGCGTTGTTGTATAACTATCCGAAAGAACGTATTACAGGAAGCCAAAACACGGCATCACAAGGACAGGCAGATAAGCAGGTGATAACATCATGTGTATTACCATTGCTACGTGACTTCGATGATACGATGACTTTCTATGTAAGGGAGGCTTATGGTGATGACTCACTTGTTGTGATCAGCGATACCCAATATTACCCTGAGTTACAGCAGAACATGAAGGAGCTTGCAGAATGGCTAGGTACTGCTTGGTGGATTAAGGTTAACGAGAAGCGCCGTGCCATGGATTACGATGAGGTTCCTGATGGTGATGTGATGTTGGTCCCTATGGGCATGGCTCCATTTGCTGATGTGGTCAATCCAGGGACTGAGGTTGATTTGAATTTGTTGGATGAAAATGATGCACTTTAA
- a CDS encoding phage minor head protein — protein sequence MNPKTIHREFLQRQGVYERRYARLFLAVLKKQYKEAAAAYPSQYTVNPEDYRPVLIKLYTEVLPREAEQAWKDFVKPLASDRKDFFDTLMQILGITTPEGEWIRIWRDTAREWLNLNILTKIQDIAQTTQRAIAKVVEDKLNDPEGSSIAEISKSIEQAADGEVNQQRAVLIARTETMQAMNKGRRLSMMSSNLLWQKKWLDTPDKRTRLSHRLIATENYRNLEDPYWLINKNGQLEQGQYPGDPVLSAENVINCRCTEMYEVLRDEEGRPVRRNSPIPVESLAVNI from the coding sequence ATGAACCCAAAAACAATCCATAGAGAGTTCCTGCAACGTCAAGGAGTGTACGAAAGGCGATATGCCCGCTTGTTCCTTGCTGTACTCAAAAAGCAATACAAGGAAGCTGCAGCAGCATATCCAAGTCAGTACACTGTGAACCCTGAGGATTACAGGCCGGTGCTCATAAAGCTTTATACTGAGGTATTGCCGAGGGAAGCGGAGCAGGCATGGAAAGACTTTGTTAAGCCACTTGCTAGTGATCGTAAGGACTTCTTTGATACACTGATGCAGATACTTGGTATTACGACACCGGAAGGCGAATGGATAAGGATTTGGCGCGATACAGCAAGAGAATGGCTAAACCTCAATATCCTTACCAAGATCCAGGATATTGCACAGACGACACAGCGAGCTATTGCCAAGGTTGTAGAGGATAAGCTCAATGATCCTGAAGGAAGCAGTATCGCAGAGATCAGCAAGTCCATTGAACAGGCCGCAGATGGTGAAGTCAACCAGCAGCGGGCGGTGCTCATTGCTCGCACCGAGACAATGCAGGCGATGAATAAGGGCAGAAGGCTGTCAATGATGTCGTCTAATCTACTCTGGCAAAAGAAATGGCTAGATACACCGGATAAGCGCACAAGGCTGTCACATCGCCTTATTGCAACTGAGAATTATCGCAATCTGGAAGATCCGTATTGGCTTATCAATAAGAATGGACAACTGGAACAGGGGCAATATCCAGGTGATCCAGTACTGAGTGCTGAAAACGTTATCAATTGTCGCTGTACCGAAATGTATGAGGTATTGAGGGATGAAGAGGGAAGGCCAGTAAGGCGCAATAGTCCGATACCTGTTGAAAGTTTAGCGGTAAATATTTAA
- a CDS encoding HK97 family phage prohead protease: MLEYKDFEGGIVDVDSNSRRIVANWSGLGNKDFDDDVIHKNAFDKTIKERGPQGKNLIYHIIDHWASIKNIVGSVQQLSIVGNHLQAVTIASDTTLGNDVLKLYQDGVIKQHSVGFRPIEVEKFPEYRLIKQIQLFEGSSVLWGANEDTYTVSVGKSLLKNPQDVMDELDNLYKAFRDGTYSDETFGLLEIRIKTIQKAISEFLAPANEGHAGGSHIGSTGLDESKKLLVELKNTFKWN, translated from the coding sequence ATGTTGGAGTATAAGGATTTTGAAGGTGGAATTGTTGATGTAGATTCAAATTCTCGCCGTATTGTAGCCAATTGGTCAGGTCTTGGTAACAAAGACTTTGACGATGATGTCATTCATAAGAATGCATTCGATAAGACCATTAAAGAACGTGGTCCCCAGGGGAAAAACCTAATCTATCACATTATTGACCACTGGGCTTCCATTAAAAACATTGTTGGATCAGTTCAACAGTTATCAATTGTTGGTAATCACCTTCAGGCTGTAACCATCGCCTCTGATACCACACTTGGTAATGATGTATTGAAATTGTACCAGGATGGTGTTATCAAGCAGCACAGCGTTGGATTTAGACCTATTGAGGTTGAGAAGTTCCCTGAATACCGATTGATTAAACAGATCCAATTGTTTGAGGGATCATCTGTGTTATGGGGTGCCAACGAAGATACTTACACTGTTAGTGTGGGTAAATCACTATTGAAGAATCCGCAGGATGTTATGGACGAGTTAGACAACTTGTACAAGGCATTCCGTGATGGGACATACTCTGATGAGACATTCGGTCTATTGGAGATAAGAATCAAAACTATTCAAAAAGCAATATCTGAATTTCTTGCGCCGGCCAATGAAGGCCACGCGGGTGGGTCGCACATTGGTAGCACCGGTTTGGATGAGAGTAAAAAACTATTAGTTGAATTAAAAAATACATTCAAATGGAATTAG
- a CDS encoding phage major capsid protein: MELDVLVQEVKTGLETFKTDANKTIQEQKTAIDDLVAKFSKIEEMGGLSTDLEALKKDFQTFVVEYKEGGKGKDKNVSDFKTSFGTMIMEGKDKFAGHAEKSTEKLDFNMELKDMDFDNFTAGAYDKLTSQLLPGIYATPWDQLWLRNILPNISTTSKTIDYLQENPTANATAGAAAIWDGEAAVAELLSKQEVDFNFEDKSAKVQWIAGITRIKREMLDDVNFLSTYIPQQLVYGKRGLFMAENAMILATLNANSTPYDNGAGANAPLVEKVYDATQGQLKDNYHMPTHILMNNREALKILFNKATGSGEYDLPAGVVTFEGGILRIGGVPVIGLPQFTAGTFFAMDARQSLFASRLSPEVRFFEQDRDNVIKNLITVRAEERIATLVLDKTSIIKGSTVVTP, from the coding sequence ATGGAATTAGACGTATTAGTGCAGGAGGTAAAGACGGGATTAGAAACGTTTAAAACCGATGCTAACAAGACTATTCAGGAGCAAAAAACGGCAATTGATGATTTAGTTGCCAAATTCTCCAAGATTGAGGAAATGGGTGGATTATCTACTGATTTAGAAGCCCTAAAAAAAGACTTTCAAACATTCGTAGTAGAATATAAAGAGGGTGGTAAAGGTAAAGATAAAAATGTCTCTGACTTTAAAACTTCTTTTGGTACTATGATCATGGAAGGCAAAGACAAGTTTGCCGGTCATGCTGAAAAGTCAACAGAAAAGTTGGATTTCAATATGGAGTTGAAAGACATGGATTTCGACAATTTTACTGCTGGAGCGTATGATAAGCTAACATCACAATTGTTACCTGGAATTTATGCAACACCTTGGGATCAACTTTGGTTACGTAATATCTTACCTAACATTTCTACAACAAGTAAAACTATTGACTATCTACAGGAAAATCCAACCGCAAATGCCACAGCAGGAGCAGCTGCTATTTGGGATGGTGAGGCTGCAGTGGCTGAGTTGTTATCAAAACAAGAAGTTGACTTCAACTTTGAGGACAAATCAGCTAAAGTTCAATGGATTGCTGGTATTACTCGTATAAAGCGTGAGATGTTGGATGATGTTAATTTCTTAAGTACTTACATCCCGCAGCAATTGGTTTACGGTAAACGAGGTTTATTCATGGCTGAGAATGCGATGATATTAGCTACGCTGAATGCCAACTCTACACCTTATGACAATGGTGCTGGAGCAAATGCCCCATTGGTTGAGAAGGTTTATGATGCTACTCAAGGTCAATTAAAAGACAATTACCACATGCCTACACATATTCTTATGAATAACCGTGAGGCTTTGAAAATTCTATTTAACAAAGCGACAGGATCAGGTGAATATGATTTACCAGCAGGAGTAGTAACATTCGAAGGTGGAATTTTGCGAATAGGTGGTGTCCCAGTTATAGGATTGCCTCAATTTACAGCTGGAACTTTCTTCGCTATGGATGCTAGACAATCATTGTTTGCTAGCAGATTGTCCCCTGAAGTTCGATTCTTTGAGCAAGACCGTGACAACGTTATCAAAAACTTAATCACTGTACGTGCAGAGGAAAGAATCGCTACTCTGGTATTAGACAAAACATCGATCATCAAAGGCTCAACTGTTGTTACGCCTTAA
- a CDS encoding head-tail connector protein, whose translation MDYYKNIDKICDMQVSGSDRPVRGVEYQFLSDLAAEPVTLEDFKAHCRVDYNMDDALLSRYLKAARQHLERVAQLSFGERTVRMTALSMVDNWKVMYGPVDTVTAPYTKFGKDIITNSGGTDVTIEYTTKWPIGLPEDIVVAVCRYGAGLYMVRESLVFSVNNVIQEPQKFLDEAEKMVMKYGNVTFL comes from the coding sequence ATGGACTATTACAAAAACATAGATAAGATATGCGATATGCAGGTTAGTGGCAGTGATCGACCAGTAAGGGGTGTGGAATACCAGTTCCTTTCTGACTTAGCTGCTGAACCTGTTACGCTTGAAGATTTCAAAGCCCATTGCCGTGTTGATTACAACATGGATGATGCTTTGTTGAGCCGTTACTTAAAGGCAGCGCGTCAACACCTTGAAAGAGTAGCACAGCTATCCTTTGGTGAACGCACTGTAAGAATGACGGCCTTATCTATGGTTGATAACTGGAAGGTTATGTATGGTCCAGTTGATACGGTAACAGCACCTTATACCAAGTTTGGCAAAGACATCATAACCAACAGTGGTGGAACTGATGTGACTATAGAATACACTACCAAGTGGCCTATTGGTTTGCCTGAGGATATAGTAGTTGCTGTATGCCGGTATGGTGCTGGGCTGTATATGGTTCGTGAGAGTTTGGTATTCTCAGTAAACAATGTTATCCAGGAGCCTCAAAAGTTTCTAGATGAAGCTGAGAAAATGGTAATGAAGTACGGAAACGTAACCTTTTTGTAA
- a CDS encoding phage head completion protein has product MISANRLNERINVLRATEVELPDGSISKTWTMLHSPFCEVEEKDASIDVIASQDNIGQVAIFTMRYNPEVFYHIGDRIEWRGRNFKIHSFNVDSLRTKTVIIARMHNETTQM; this is encoded by the coding sequence ATGATTTCAGCAAACCGATTAAACGAGCGGATAAACGTCCTAAGAGCCACAGAGGTAGAGTTACCAGACGGGAGCATCAGCAAGACTTGGACGATGTTACACTCTCCTTTTTGCGAAGTGGAGGAAAAAGACGCAAGTATTGATGTGATCGCCTCGCAGGATAATATTGGCCAAGTTGCCATATTCACTATGAGATATAATCCTGAGGTATTTTATCATATCGGTGACCGTATCGAATGGCGAGGAAGAAACTTCAAGATCCATTCATTCAATGTTGATTCACTGAGGACAAAAACTGTTATCATCGCGAGGATGCATAACGAAACAACACAGATGTAA